The genomic stretch ACGTTGGCGAAACTGCCGCCTTCGGCGCTCGTGGCCGTCCTGGCCGTCTGGGCCTGCACGTTCCGGCCCGCCTGTTGTGTCTGCAGCGCGATCATCCGGCTCTGGATGTCGGCGATTCGCGAGTTGACCCTCTCTATCCCCACGTACTCCTGTTCGGCAACCGCGCGGAACCCGTGAGTGTCCGGGCCGTGATTCAGTGCACGGCCGGCAGCGCGATCGTGTGCTGGGTGTGTGCGACCTTCGCCCGCAGATAGCGCAGGTTGGCCGGGGACGCGTGCACGGCGGTCGGCACGACCTCCCGTACGGAGATGTGGTTCCGGCGCAGCTGGGTGACCTTGTCCGGGTTGTTGGTCAGCAGGTCGATCGTGGTGACGCCGAGCGCGGTCAGCATCTGCGCGGCCGCCGTGTAGTCGCGCTGGTCGTCGCCGTGCCCGAGCGCCCGGTTGGCCTGGTACGTGTCGAGCCCGGCATCCTGCAGCGCATAGGTGTCGAGCTTGTTGTAGAGCCCGATCCCGCGTCCCTCCTGCCGCAGATACAGCAGGTAGCCGCCGTCCCCGGTGATCCGTTCGACGGACTCGCGCAGCTGGGGCCCGCAGTCGCAGCGCTGCGACCCGAAGACGTCCCC from Paractinoplanes brasiliensis encodes the following:
- a CDS encoding GTP cyclohydrolase II; protein product: MSVRTRVTVPLRFADGYETTAGLVTFNGLTDGKEHLALALGTPGAVPLVRLHSECLTGDVFGSQRCDCGPQLRESVERITGDGGYLLYLRQEGRGIGLYNKLDTYALQDAGLDTYQANRALGHGDDQRDYTAAAQMLTALGVTTIDLLTNNPDKVTQLRRNHISVREVVPTAVHASPANLRYLRAKVAHTQHTIALPAVH